GCTCGAGACGGACATACTGAGGGCTGTCTTGCTAAAGCAGCTCCCTAGGAAAAGCAGAGCAAGAGCTCCTCCCGTGCGGCCTTTGTCGGCGTCTGTGGTGTGAATACGCCCACTTCCGGCCGCCAGCATGACGTCACCAGTGTGACGTCGCCGGCGTGACGCCGCCGGAAGCCGCGCTGGGCAAGGTCTGTGACGGGCTCCCCCGCCCTGGAGCCTGTCCCGCACCAGGTTGGTGTGGTGAGCGGATGCTCGGAAGTAGGTGTCCTCGGTATGTTGAAACGTTGTGCTGAAAGGGAAGTCTGTCAGAGCTGACATACTGAAGTGTGGCCTTCCTGCTTCTCCTCAGCGGAGTTCTCAGGAGCCTGAGTCCCGGGACGGTAGAGCGCCCATCTCGGGCCCGGGTGGACCGCAGACGCCGCGCTGCGCGCTGACTGCCGGGCCGCCACACAGCCCCTGATTTTTGCCAGGTGGGGTGGAACTCACAGCCGACCCGAGCAGTGATCTTTGAAGACTGTGCTGTCCCGGTGGCCAACAGGATCGGGGACGAGGGCCAGGGCTTCCTCATCGCCATGAAGGGCCTGAATGGCGGGAGGATCAATGTCGGTGAGGACcgcgggggctgggggtggggggcgggcgcgaCGGCCCCCAGCTCACTGGCCGCCTtggtcccctccctcccagcctcctgCTCCCTGGGCGCCGCTCACGCCTCGATCGTCCTCGCTCGAGACTACCTCAAGGTCCGGAAGCAGTTTGGAGAGCCTCTGGCCAATAGCCAGGTAACTCCCCGCGTGTCCCTTCCTTTGCTCTTGTCTCCAAAACGTCTTCTAGAGCAGTGGGGCCCTGATGTCTCTATTGGTTCTGCCCTCACTGCAGCCAGAACTTGTGCCTTTTTTCTGTCCCGTTTATAATAGTTTTTGTTTATAGTCGCAGGAAGATTCATGATGGATTACATGGCAAGAGAAACATGATATTTTAGGAGCATGTGCTATTTTGTTCATGAAATAGATACATGTAAACACTAATGAAAATGCATTCTCTGAAAATGCAAAAAGTAGTTATTTCACGGGAGTGGGATTGGAGTGATTGCTTCTTTGTGACccagtttttcattcttttttctttattgaggtAACACTGGTTTACAACATCATTAAAGTTTCCTCCATACATTATAACTGGGCTTCTTGTCCACCATAGTGAGCTCACCACTGGAAGTCTGATCCCATCCATCGCGTTCAGCTGACCCCCTTTACACATTTCGTCCTGCCCTCTTCCTCTCGTGAcccccagtctgttctctgtatctgtgaggttGTTGGGTGTTTTCATTTACTgtgtgttttttagattcttcgTGTGAGTGAagtcatgtggtatttgtctttttctgtctgacttcatttaatgcaacactctaggtccatccatgtttcacAAATTGCagaattcctttctttttatggctaaatagtaGTCCAGTGTATGCATACATTCCATcttctttgtcctttctcttgttggacacttaggttgcttccacatcttagcTGTTGCAAATAACGCTGCAGTGAACTTAAGGACgcttgtatctttttgaattagtgttttcatattttttggaaaaataccATAAGTGGAATAGCTGGATCGTAGGATAGTTCTGTTCAGCTCTTACCTTGTTGGGGTCCCTTTGTAGGTTATGGTCTTTTTTCCGACTGACTTTAAGATTCTTTGTCTTTGACGTTGGACAGGTTTAATATATGTCTGGGAGACGGTCTGTTTGCCTTGCGGTAATCAGATCGTCTATTAGCCTGCTGGACATGTATATCCAATTCCTTCCCTAGACATGGGACGTTCTCAGATCTTCCGTAAACGAACTCTATACCCGCGTCCgctgtcttctccttctgggatgcTTACCATCCTTACACTGCTCTTTCTGATGGAGTGGGACAGCTCTGGTAGGGTTGATTGTGTTTTAATCTTAGCTTTCCTCTTCCACCCGAATCATTTCCAGGTTTCTGTCTTCAGGCTCTCTAATTATATGGTCTGCTATATTTCCATAGCTTTCTAATGCATTCTCCATCACATTTATTGAGTCCTTCAGCTCCAGGATTTTGGTTTGATTCTTTCTTGGAATGTCAGTGTTCTTGGCAAAATAGTCCTTCTGTTCATTACTTTTATTCCTGAGTTATCTTGTAGCTCGTTGAATTTCCTCATGATGGCTCTTTTGAATTCTCCACCAATTAGAGCCAGTATCCATGACTGGTTTTGTTTCTGGAGAACTGTCATTTTTTTGTGATATCCTGTGTTACTGGTGAGTTACTCCTCTTCAGCTGGCTCATTAGAGGCAGCCAGTCTGTTCTTAGGTAGAGCTTTTTTCTGCCTGATTCTTACAGCCCTGCAGGCTGGAAGCCAGAGGCTTTTCTTCTGGTTTCCAGTGGATGCTTCTGCAGCCCAGGCTGTGATTCCTCTTGCCTGTGCGGCCTCTCCCTGAAGTGTTGCCCGGGCTCCCTGCTGCTCCCTGTGCCCAGGCTTCTGGCTGTGGCTGGTATCCCACTGGAGGCACCTGGATAGTGGGTGCCTCCACCGTGTCCAGGGTCACCTGTGGTAGGGGAGCTGGGGTGGAGCTGGGATCTCGAGTGCCTCGCCTGTCTTGACTTGTTGTGTCCTGGGCACTGCTGTGGGCTCAGCTGCCATGCCAGGGGCCAAGGTCTGGGGTCTCAGGTCCTCGGGTCCTGCTCCTCCAGGTCCCAGCCCACCACCATGAGGTGCAGAGGTGTGCGCCACCAGGGCATCTTGGTGTGCTGGGCAGAGGCACCTGTGTGGAGCTGTGGGTGTTTTACTGGCTGTAggttgaaggggagacagagggggCATCTCCTTGAGGGGGTGGTAACTGCGGTACAGCAGTGGAGTGGGCTTGGAGCTTACCAGGCACATTCTTGGTGGGGCCTAGGGACGCGTGGCTGAGGCCTTTccttggaggggcctctcggggccCCGGGCACTGCTGAGCCATCTGTGTGTGTGGCTCTCTCCCCTGTGGCTGCAGTACCTGCAGTTTCAGCTGGCCGAGATGGCGGCCAGGCTGGTGGCCTCACGGCTGATGATCCGCACTGCGGCCACAGCTCTGCAGGAGGAGCGGGAGGATGCGGTAGTCCTGTGCGCCATGGCCAAACTCTTCACTACGGACGAATGCTTTGCGGTGAGTGCTGGTGCTCTAGCTCTCCTGGGTGCCCAGGATGTGGTGGGCCTTCTGTTCACTCCTGGGATGCTACTTGAGGCACCAGTTACTCAGGAGAGGGCCATGTGGGTGCTCATGGGGAGGAGCGCCTTCCCGGGACCTGAGGTTCCTCACCCCCTTCTCCCTGCAGATCTGCAACCAGGCCCTACAAATGCACGGTGGCTATGGCTACCTGAAAGACTATGCCGTCCAGCAGTACGTGCGGGACTCTCGGGTCCATCAGATCCTTGAAGGTAAACGCGCCCAAGCTGGTTTCCTCCCTGTCGGAGTGTTCAGCCCGGCATCTGTCCCTGTGCCGCCTGGGCCCCGCttgccttcctcctccctcctggcCCCTTTGGAGGGGAGGGCACTGGCCTGGGGATCAGGAAGTTCTGCTCTGTCCCCTCTGAggtcacccccacccctgctcttggcctatgtcagttttattttttatttattaattttgattgctctgggtctttgttgctgcataacttttctctagttgcagcaagcaggggctactcttcttcACCATGCTccggcttctcatggcagtggcttctcttattgcagagcacaggtttcaGTCGTTGGAGCACGTAGGCTAAGTGGCTGtggctcccaggttctagagtGCAGACTTGGCGGCCGTGTCTCTTGGGTTCTAGGGCCCAGGCTCAGTGGCAGTGGCCCCCAGGTTCTAAAGCGCAGACTCAGCTGCTGTGGCTCCTGAGTTCTAGAGCGCAGGATCAGTGGCATGGCTCCCGGGTTCTAGGGCACAGGATCAGTGGCATGGCTCCCGGGTTCTAGGGTGCAGACTCAGCGGCCATGGCTCCCAGGTTCTAGGGCACAGGATCAGTGGCGTGGCTCCCGGGTTCTAGGGCACAGGATCAGTGGCGTGGCTCCCGGGTTCTAGGGCACAGGATCAGTGGCGTGGCTCCCGGGTTCTAGGGTGCAGACTCAGCGGCCATGGCTCCCGGGTTCTAGGGCACAGGATCAGTGGCATGGCTCCCAGGTTCTAGGGCACAGGATCAGTGGCGTGGCTCCCGGGTTCTAGGGCACAGGATCAGTGGCATGGCTCCCGGGTTCTAGGGCACAGGATCAGTGGCGTGGCTCCCGGGTTCTAGGGCACAGGATCCGTGGCGTGGCTCCCGGGTTCTAGGGCGCAGGATCAGTGGCGTGGCTCCCGGGTTCTAGGGCACAGGATCAGTGGCGTGGCTCCCGGGTTCTAGGGCGCAGGATCAGTGGCGTGGCTCCCGGGTTCTAGGCTGCAGACTCAGCGGCCATGGCTCCCGGGTTCCAGTGCACAGGCTTGGCCGCTGTGACTCCCGAGTTCTAGAGTATTCTTTGCATCAGAAAGAATGTAAAAATGAAGCAAGCAACTCCTCTCCTCCCCTAGCAACTGATTCCACCCCTTTTCAGGGAAAacgtttttgttcttttaaaattcagttttctgATTACCAACGATGTTGGTGTATTTATTGttgaaaaattacaaaacacaagaaaagtttaaaaagatcACTCAGGTTTTGACATCTGAATTAATATTTTGGgttccttttatattttagacCAAAGTACTCTTTTTGGACCTTTTCTGTGCTTGTAGAtacacttttaaagaaaaaatttatactACGTGTATATtctactgttttattttgtttgtttttatctaaTAAAAGCATTTTTACCATCAGGAGAGGTTTTTTACAAGtcagtttttccttcttcctgacaTCTGTCGGGATGAAACGCACTGCTGTTTACAGTCCTGGTCAGACTGGTCCCTGACCCTGAGGCCCAGCCCGCCCTCTCCCTCCCGCAGGCAGCAATGAAGTGATGCGGATACTGATCTCGAGGAGCCTGCTGCAGGAGTAGCCCGCCCCAGGCTCCGACAGCAGGTCGGCGGTGGGCACCCCGGTGGAGGCACGGTGACTGTCAGGAAGCATTGaccaggaggcttcctgtgtgctgttctgGATCTGCCCTGAGTCCTCTgtcccttattaattcctgaatactcaGGAAGTAAGTGGAGCAGCAAACTGCTCCCGGGACTGAGGAGTGTACGCATTTCCTTCTAGCTTTTCCGTATGGTGATAAGCAACTATTTACgacctcttcctttttatgaaaagtgattatttacaaccttCTCTCTTTCATATGGGTGACGTCATGTTTCCTTGATAACTTGTaaattttgattttatctctgctgaaaatagctaccttgtaagacagtataaataaatactcacacacaatgttgaataaaacacctttgctccagcAGAGCTTTGGCccctgtgtctttctttctccctgtctctctctgtttctctctctcttttactttcttattgtcTACTCCAGActaccaggttccggtccattaaaggacctcaacaggtGAGTCGGGCTGCTGGAGGGGCCGACATCTCCACGGCGGCTTCACGGCATCAGCTGGAGGATGGCAGGGCCGCCGGACTGGAGCTCCCGAGAGGACATGCCGCCTAGTCTTCCTGGTGCTCAGTGGTGGGGAGCTTCTCACCCGGCCCACAGAGTCCTGGTGGTGGCCTGGATCCGTCCCCAGGGCCCTGGACGCCCCGAGGAGGGCTTCCCAACCGCAGCAGAGGTGTGGGGAAGGAGTGGGGCTGAGATAGTTCCTGTCGGTTCTGCTCCGCCAGCCCCCTGAAGACGAGACCGTCCCGCAGCCACTCTCGGGCAGCTCCTCTGAATGCAAGTCACGATGAGAGGGATGTGCGAGGCCTCCTCCCGAGCCACAAGTGGGGTGCGCCTGTACCTCCGCCACTCAAGTGTCATGGGCTCAGGTGGTCTGGGACTGGTTGTTTAGAAGCACGTGGTCTGGGAATGGTCCTCAAAGCTCCTACAACCTTTCCTGATAAATGCTTTGAGTAGGTTTCTTTTCtgagtttttgtttctctttttcactctttttaaatgtttttaatcacTACATTGATAAATCTACCACTGTCTACCTTTTCTGGGTCTGTTGgttttttctttcaaacaaaTCCTTCACaactattttttataattttattatatgtaattaaacatttatttagacTTGGGGATTATAAACAAAAACACTCCTTGACcaagttgactttttaaaaataggttacttgggacttccctggtggtccagtggctaagactgtctgctcccagtgcaggggccctggtttcagtccctggtcagggagctaggccCCACATGCTCCAGCTgaagagcctgcacaccacagctaggaccaggtgcagccaagcaaatattgaaaaacaaaaaactttacaAAAAGGTCCCTTAAATTTCTAACAGCTTTGTAAACTAAGTACTGTTTATGACTTATGACAGCAGATTTAAATTCCTAAAGATGTAGGCTTTTTAGAGCATGCTGTTATAACATCATATTAATTCATCTCATCCCTACATAAAAAAATAGCCAGAATATTTTTTAACTGCATGTCAGCATTTCGAGAAACCAATATATGTACCGTCAGCTACGCCGAGTTTTGAATGTGTCCTCTGAGGCTGCGCTGAGCACAGCTGCGGAGCAGAGTGTAGGTGGTCTGCAGAGTTGAAGCTTCAGCCTCCAGAAGCCTGGTTCTGCAACTGTAGCTGGGCTGCGGAAGAGAGAGCAGTCTGCCACAAGTGCTTCAGAATTTGTGGAGAAGGTAGGAATTCAAATTAAACTCGGGTGATGTGTGTGGTACTTAAAGATAGCCAAGGAAGTTAGCTTCAGGCAGGAAAGGTGTGGGCTTTGTGTGGGAGCTGTTTATACTTGTTTCAGCCGGAGGGAAAGAAGGTGTAAGTTGAATTTGGATGCAGCGTTATGTAAGCCAAGTGAAAGTggttcagtcgtgtgcgactctctgtgaccccgtggactatacactccgtggaattctccaggccagagtactggagtgggttgcctttcccttgtccagtggatcttcccaacccagggatggaacccaggtctcccacactgcaggcggattccttaccagttgagccacaagggaaggcccaGGGTAGGTTTTATTTTGCAAGCAGTGGAGAGTGAAGGAGGGTTTTATCGGGGAAGATCTGATGAGATTGACCCATTAGAGGAATATTCTGGGAAGGAATTCAAGTGGGGCAAGATGGGGGCATGGGGCATGGCAGTCTGGGCTCTTGAAGCCATCCAAGCGGTGCTGAGGCTGAACTTGGCAGATGGAGACAGAGTGTGCTGCCGCCATGGGGCTTAGacagcctcgtgggtggtgcattGCTTGCTGGCACTCAGTTCTGACCCAAGGCCAGAAGAGGTGTTGTGAGGATCTGGCAGTTTTTGCGTGGGGGCAAGCTGCTGGGGTCTCACATGTAACTTGTGCTTTCCCTCCTGTTGTTTTCTGGAGCCCAGCctcccaccagggcttccctggtggctcagctggtgaagaatccacctgcaatgtgggagacctgggctcgatccctgggttggaaagatagcctggagaagggaaaggctacccactccagtattctggcctagagaatcctcatggactgtatagtccatggcgtgacaaagagttggacacgactgagcaactttgactctCACTGTCAGCCTCCCAGCAGCCTGGCTCTGGGCTCTGTGGCGAGAACACAGTGAACTGGGAGCTCGCCTCTGCCAGTGTCCTTTCATCTGGTCCGTAAGTGAAACCAGCAGGGCAGAACGGACAGGTCCTGAGGATCTGCGCTGCCATGGGCTCGGGGGTGGGTGGTGCGCGAGGCGCATGGGGACCACACGCCCCACCTTGGCCAGACCTGCCAGGCTGGGAGGCGCTCGGGCTGTGGCTGGggcactgaagcctgcatgcagcaccCGGCCTTTGGGTTCCTTAGCAGATGACACAGTGGCTTCAGTCACAGCCGCCTCTCCCAGTGGTCTGAGCCCTTCCACGCCCCCTCAGGCTGCCCCCCTCTGGCCCTCTGAGCCCCTGTCCCAAGGGAAGGAAGCCCAGCCACTCCCGTATGTGGATGTTTATGCAGAGGAAGGTTTCGGCCACCTGTTGACAAGGCCTCCTTGATAGATTAGATGAATCTAAAACCCTGCCACGCCCAAGGCTGCtgcacccagggcccctgcctctgctgcagtccactgctgactcgcacctccacaggagacactcaaccacagttctgtctcagtctctggggTCTCCGggtataagccctcttggaggaggtcgccattaaccccgccatagagctgccagaacttacacaggattgGAAAACAGACtgttggagggcacaaacagaaccttgtgtgcaccaggatccaggggaaaggagcagtgaccccacaagagactgacccagacttgcccatgagtgtccaggagactccggtggaggtgtgggttggtggtggcctgctgcagggctggggacgctgagtgcagcagtgcgtgCGTGgagccttttgaaggaggttgccattgtcCTCATTATCTCCACcacagtttggccccaggtaaataacagggagggaaagaGCCCcagccatcaacagaaaattgggttaaagatttactgagcgtggccccgcccatcagaacaagacccagtttccccctggtcttctcccatcaggaagcttccatgagcctcttatccttctccatcagagggcagacagaatgaaaaccacaatcacagaaaactaaccaatctgatcacacggaccacacagccttgtctaactcaatgaaactatgagccatgccgtgtaaggccacccaagacagatgggtcatggtggagagttctgacaaaacatggtccactggagaagggaatggcaaaccacttcagtattcttgctttgagaaccccataaacagtatgaaaaggcaaaagatagaaccctgaaagatgaactgcccaggttggtaggtgcccaatatgctactggagatcagtggaaaaatagctccatgaagaataaagagatggagccaaagcaaaaacaacacccagttgtggatgtgacgggtgatggaagtaaagtctgatgctgtaaagagcaatagtgcataggaacctggaatgttaggtccatcaatcaaggcaaattggaagtggtcaaacaggagatggcaagagtgaaaatcgacattttaggaatctgtgaactaaaatggactggaatgggtaaatttaacttagatgaccattatatctaccactgtgggcaagaatcccttagaagaaatggagtagccatcataggcaacaaaagagtccaaaatgcagtagttagatgtaatctcaaaaatgacagaatgatctctgtttgtttccaaggcaaaccattcaatatcacagtagtctaagtctgtgccccaaccagtaatgctgaagaagctgaagttgaatggttctatgaagacctacaagaccttctagaactgacacccaaaaaagatgtccttttcagtataggggacttgaatgcaaaagtaggaagtcaaaaa
This sequence is a window from Bubalus kerabau isolate K-KA32 ecotype Philippines breed swamp buffalo chromosome 15, PCC_UOA_SB_1v2, whole genome shotgun sequence. Protein-coding genes within it:
- the ACAD8 gene encoding isobutyryl-CoA dehydrogenase, mitochondrial isoform X2; translation: MRKAAQLGFGGLYVQTDVGGAGLSRLDASVIFEALATGCTSTTAYMSIHNMCVWMIDRFGSEEQRHRLCPPLCAMEKFASYCLTEPGSGSDAASLVTSAVRQHDHYILNGSKAFISGGGEADIYVVMCRTGGPGPRGISCVVVEKGTPGLSFGKKEKKVGWNSQPTRAVIFEDCAVPVANRIGDEGQGFLIAMKGLNGGRINVASCSLGAAHASIVLARDYLKVRKQFGEPLANSQYLQFQLAEMAARLVASRLMIRTAATALQEEREDAVVLCAMAKLFTTDECFAICNQALQMHGGYGYLKDYAVQQYVRDSRVHQILEGSNEVMRILISRSLLQE